A single region of the Solwaraspora sp. WMMD791 genome encodes:
- a CDS encoding PTS lactose transporter subunit IIB yields MASINAQDIRKVVVACDAGMGSSVMLASQLRKQLKKHQVTVEHTPVNAIPADADVVVCHQGLVDRARGSAPDKVIVPVQIFIGDPAVARLVATVQQGGQLDG; encoded by the coding sequence ATGGCATCGATCAACGCGCAGGACATCCGCAAGGTCGTCGTCGCCTGCGACGCCGGCATGGGCAGCAGCGTGATGCTCGCCAGTCAGCTGCGCAAGCAGCTCAAGAAGCACCAGGTGACCGTCGAGCACACGCCGGTCAACGCGATCCCCGCCGACGCCGACGTCGTCGTCTGCCACCAGGGTCTGGTCGACCGGGCCCGGGGCAGCGCACCCGACAAGGTGATCGTCCCGGTGCAGATCTTCATCGGCGACCCCGCCGTGGCCCGACTGGTGGCCACCGTACAGCAGGGCGGCCAGCTCGATGGCTGA
- a CDS encoding PTS sugar transporter subunit IIA, which translates to MADRRPDPGALLERRAVRLQEQAGDRIAAIRRCGEVLVEIGAVTPEYVTAMLQREQSVSTYVGEGVAIPHGTLASKEAVRRDALAVLRFPEPVDWDGFPVTVCVAIAARGDGHVELLAALAQILLEPDSARALREATDIDDVLRLLAPVREESST; encoded by the coding sequence ATGGCTGACCGCCGACCGGACCCCGGCGCTCTGCTCGAGCGCCGGGCCGTCCGGCTTCAGGAACAGGCCGGCGACCGGATCGCCGCGATCCGCCGGTGCGGCGAGGTCCTGGTCGAGATCGGCGCGGTGACCCCGGAGTACGTCACCGCGATGCTGCAACGCGAGCAGTCCGTCTCCACCTACGTCGGGGAGGGTGTGGCGATCCCGCACGGCACCCTTGCCAGCAAGGAGGCGGTACGCCGGGACGCGCTCGCCGTGCTGCGCTTCCCGGAACCGGTGGACTGGGACGGTTTCCCGGTGACGGTCTGCGTGGCCATCGCGGCCCGTGGCGACGGGCACGTCGAACTGCTCGCCGCGCTGGCGCAGATCCTGCTCGAACCCGACTCCGCCCGCGCGCTGCGCGAGGCCACCGACATCGACGACGTGCTCCGGCTGCTGGCGCCGGTGCGAGAGGAGAGCTCCACATGA
- a CDS encoding zinc-dependent dehydrogenase, with protein sequence MKVVRFHSPGDVRIEEAPEPQPGPADVSIRVRACSTCGTDVKIRNFGHHHIAPPRVMGHEIAGEIAAVGAEVTGWQVGERVQVIAAIPCGACGECRRGRMTVCPNQESMGYHYDGGFAEHMVVPAKVLAVDGLNRIPDGVSYAEASVAEPLACVLNGQNLARVGAGDDVVIMGSGPIGCLHVRLARSRGAARVFLVDVNRERLDLAAGLVHPDATVCGAETDVIDEIKKLTDGRGADVVITATAAGVAQEQALQMTARQGRISFFGGLPKDKPIIACDSNLVHYRELTIVGANGSSPAHNAEALGLIASGAVPVADLITHRLPLDRALEAFDVVARGDAIKVTIEP encoded by the coding sequence ATGAAGGTCGTCCGGTTCCACTCCCCCGGCGACGTCCGGATCGAGGAGGCACCGGAGCCGCAGCCCGGCCCCGCTGACGTGTCGATCCGCGTCCGGGCCTGCTCGACCTGCGGCACCGACGTCAAGATCCGCAACTTCGGTCACCACCACATCGCCCCACCCCGGGTGATGGGCCACGAGATCGCCGGCGAGATCGCCGCGGTCGGCGCCGAGGTCACCGGCTGGCAGGTCGGCGAGCGGGTCCAGGTGATCGCCGCGATCCCCTGCGGCGCCTGCGGCGAATGCCGACGCGGCCGGATGACGGTCTGCCCCAACCAGGAGTCGATGGGCTACCACTACGACGGCGGGTTCGCCGAACACATGGTGGTACCGGCCAAGGTCCTCGCGGTCGACGGGCTCAACCGGATCCCGGACGGCGTCAGCTACGCCGAGGCGTCCGTGGCCGAGCCGCTGGCCTGCGTCCTCAACGGGCAGAACCTGGCCCGGGTCGGCGCGGGCGACGACGTGGTGATCATGGGCTCCGGTCCGATCGGCTGCCTGCACGTACGGCTGGCCCGCTCGCGCGGCGCCGCCCGGGTCTTCCTGGTCGACGTCAACCGCGAACGCCTCGACCTCGCGGCCGGGCTGGTACACCCCGACGCCACCGTCTGCGGCGCCGAGACCGACGTGATCGACGAGATCAAGAAGTTGACCGACGGACGCGGCGCGGACGTGGTGATCACCGCCACCGCCGCCGGCGTCGCCCAGGAGCAGGCGTTGCAGATGACCGCTCGACAGGGACGGATCAGCTTCTTCGGCGGTCTGCCCAAGGACAAGCCGATCATCGCCTGTGACTCCAACCTGGTGCACTACCGGGAGTTGACCATCGTCGGGGCGAACGGCTCCAGCCCGGCGCACAACGCCGAGGCGCTCGGGCTGATCGCCAGCGGCGCGGTGCCGGTCGCCGACCTGATCACCCACCGGTTGCCGCTGGACCGCGCGCTCGAGGCGTTCGACGTGGTCGCCCGCGGCGACGCCATCAAAGTCACCATCGAGCCCTGA
- a CDS encoding DeoR/GlpR family DNA-binding transcription regulator — MYAEERQQEIVRLARTEGRVDVTALAESLNVTAETIRRDLTTLERAGVLRRVHGGAIPVERIGFEPALATRDAVLTTEKERIAKAALAELPAEGAIILDAGSTTARLAAILPTDRELTVVVNSPALATTLSVRNNLQVLLLGGRVRSRTMATVDDWALRPLADIYVDVAFIGTNGCSVERGLTTPDPAEAAVKRAMIGAARRSVLLADHTKIGNDYLARFGRLADIDLLITDTGLNEDLVAEVETAGPRVVRA, encoded by the coding sequence ATGTACGCCGAGGAGCGGCAGCAGGAGATCGTCCGGCTCGCCCGTACCGAGGGCCGGGTCGACGTGACCGCGCTCGCCGAGTCACTCAACGTGACCGCCGAGACGATCCGGCGCGACCTCACCACCCTGGAACGGGCCGGTGTTCTGCGGCGGGTGCACGGCGGCGCCATCCCGGTCGAACGCATCGGCTTCGAACCGGCGCTGGCCACCCGCGACGCGGTCCTGACCACCGAGAAGGAGCGCATCGCCAAGGCCGCGCTCGCCGAACTCCCGGCGGAAGGCGCCATCATCCTGGACGCCGGCAGCACCACCGCGCGGTTGGCGGCGATCCTGCCCACCGACCGGGAGCTGACCGTCGTGGTCAACTCCCCGGCGCTGGCCACCACCCTCAGCGTCCGCAACAACCTGCAGGTGCTGCTCCTCGGCGGGCGGGTCCGCAGCCGGACCATGGCCACGGTCGACGACTGGGCGCTGCGGCCACTGGCCGACATCTACGTCGACGTCGCCTTCATCGGCACCAACGGATGTTCGGTGGAACGCGGCCTGACCACCCCGGACCCGGCGGAAGCGGCGGTCAAGCGGGCGATGATCGGCGCCGCCCGGCGCTCGGTCCTGCTCGCCGACCATACGAAGATCGGCAACGACTACCTGGCCCGGTTCGGCCGGCTCGCCGACATCGATCTGCTGATCACCGACACCGGTCTCAACGAGGACCTCGTCGCCGAGGTCGAGACCGCCGGGCCCCGGGTGGTGCGGGCGTGA
- a CDS encoding HAD-IA family hydrolase — MVDTEIVAIVFDFDGLLMDTETTLVDGWRHVWAAHGLDLELDGWFWPGNGGNCTDHRLDRLAALVGPTFDRSACQARYEAYRRARHESLDFCPGIRDWLDEAARLGLRTAVASSSPRTWVREHLGRVGAVDRFDVIATGDEVAAPKPDPAVFRLALDRLGVAGRQAVAVEDTGHGVRAAADAGMWTVAIPNAFVDPAQVSAADLTLTSAAALPLAEVLDQLPSGLATRG, encoded by the coding sequence ATGGTGGACACAGAAATCGTAGCGATCGTCTTCGACTTCGACGGGCTGCTGATGGACACCGAGACGACCCTGGTCGACGGCTGGCGGCACGTCTGGGCGGCGCACGGCCTCGACCTCGAGCTCGACGGCTGGTTCTGGCCCGGCAACGGTGGCAACTGCACCGACCACCGGCTCGACCGGCTCGCCGCCCTGGTCGGCCCCACCTTCGACCGGTCCGCCTGCCAGGCACGGTACGAGGCGTACCGCCGGGCCCGGCACGAGAGCCTGGACTTCTGCCCGGGCATCCGCGACTGGCTGGACGAGGCCGCCCGGCTGGGCCTGCGGACCGCGGTGGCCAGCAGTTCGCCCCGGACCTGGGTGCGCGAGCACCTGGGCCGGGTCGGTGCCGTCGACCGGTTCGACGTCATCGCCACCGGCGACGAGGTCGCAGCACCGAAACCGGACCCGGCGGTGTTCCGACTCGCGCTCGACCGGCTCGGCGTCGCCGGCCGCCAGGCGGTCGCGGTGGAGGACACCGGGCACGGGGTCCGGGCCGCCGCCGACGCGGGAATGTGGACCGTGGCGATCCCGAACGCCTTCGTCGACCCGGCCCAGGTGTCGGCGGCGGACCTGACGCTGACCAGCGCCGCCGCGCTGCCCCTGGCCGAGGTCCTGGACCAGCTCCCGAGTGGGCTGGCGACCCGGGGCTGA
- the pfkB gene encoding 1-phosphofructokinase produces MILTLTLNPSLDRAVEVDDLVRGEVIRATGTRLDPGGKGVNVSRALLANGVPTVAVLPCGGDDGEQLVRLLAVEGVEVITVAIAGRTRSNLTLAEPDGTVTKVNEPGPTLSVAEFEAITARLLRTAERADWVVVCGSLPPGLSLDAFGQLCRRLVDAGLRLAVDTSGPPLRTAAQAGAALVKPNREELAEVVGRPLDTLDDVVDAAQQVRAWGAGTVLASLGAQGAVLVDADGVHTGDSRVEHPRSTVGAGDALLAGFLAAGAAGPDALAEGLAWGAAAVSLPGSRMPGPADLRRDTVRLHPPVRRSPAPRAPEVSRHLGTHTPVTYP; encoded by the coding sequence GTGATCCTCACCCTCACCCTCAACCCGAGTCTGGACCGTGCCGTCGAGGTCGACGACCTCGTCCGGGGCGAGGTCATCCGGGCCACCGGCACCCGGCTCGACCCCGGCGGCAAGGGCGTCAACGTGTCCCGGGCGCTGCTGGCCAACGGCGTACCGACCGTCGCGGTCCTGCCGTGCGGCGGCGACGACGGCGAGCAACTCGTCCGGCTCCTCGCGGTGGAGGGTGTCGAGGTCATCACCGTCGCGATCGCCGGACGCACCCGGTCCAACCTCACCCTGGCGGAACCGGACGGCACCGTGACCAAGGTCAACGAGCCCGGCCCGACGCTGAGCGTGGCCGAGTTCGAGGCGATAACCGCCCGGCTGCTGCGCACCGCCGAGCGGGCCGACTGGGTGGTGGTCTGCGGGAGCCTGCCACCGGGGCTGTCGCTCGACGCCTTCGGTCAGCTGTGCCGCAGACTCGTCGACGCCGGACTGCGGCTGGCCGTGGACACCAGCGGCCCACCACTGCGTACGGCCGCGCAGGCCGGTGCCGCGCTGGTCAAGCCGAACCGGGAGGAGCTGGCCGAGGTCGTCGGGCGGCCGCTGGACACCCTCGACGACGTGGTGGACGCCGCGCAGCAGGTGCGGGCCTGGGGCGCGGGCACCGTCCTGGCCAGCCTCGGCGCGCAGGGCGCCGTGCTGGTCGACGCCGACGGCGTACACACCGGCGACTCCCGGGTCGAACACCCCCGCAGCACGGTCGGCGCCGGCGACGCGCTGCTGGCCGGTTTCCTCGCCGCCGGTGCCGCCGGCCCCGACGCGCTCGCCGAAGGGCTCGCCTGGGGAGCGGCGGCGGTCAGCCTGCCCGGCAGCCGGATGCCCGGCCCGGCCGACCTGCGCCGGGACACGGTACGCCTGCACCCACCTGTCCGACGGTCTCCGGCACCTCGTGCTCCCGAGGTGTCCCGACACCTCGGGACCCACACACCTGTCACCTACCCCTAA
- the ptsP gene encoding phosphoenolpyruvate--protein phosphotransferase, which translates to MPDLLTGLGVGTGWAAGPAYRVAEAPRLPAPVPVPDPAAEADRAVSALTTVAAELGRRAGTATDPTAAEILRAQVMMAEDPVLHEAVRARVDAGADAPHAIDAALGEHRAAFAAAGGYLAERVADLDDLRDRAVAVCLGEPMPGVPDPGVPFILVARDLAPADTAGLDPARVLALVTAAGGPTSHTTIVARALGLPAVVRCDGILDMADGTLVTVDGATGEVAVGVDADTVTDTTRREQRRRAELAATSGPGRTADGHPVALLANIGSAADLVDDVEGVGLFRTELLYLDRAAPPGHDEQVAAYAKVFSAAAGRKVVLRTLDAGADKPLPFLHAGEEPNPALGVRGLRTARRRPEVLQGQLAAIAQAAAATGADVWVMAPMVTTPAEAADFAALARATGLPTVGAMVEVPAAALRAEALLGHVDFLSIGTNDLSQYTFAADRLCGDLADLLDPWQPALLELIAGCARAGAAAGKPVGVCGEAAADPALAVVLTGLGVSSLSMSARSVPAVRAALAAHTVEDCRRLARAALAAPDATAARAAASTGLAGG; encoded by the coding sequence GTGCCTGACCTGCTGACCGGGCTCGGTGTGGGCACCGGGTGGGCGGCCGGCCCGGCGTACCGGGTCGCCGAGGCCCCCCGACTGCCCGCGCCGGTGCCGGTGCCCGACCCGGCCGCCGAGGCGGACCGGGCGGTGTCCGCCCTGACCACGGTCGCCGCCGAACTCGGTCGGCGGGCGGGCACCGCGACCGACCCGACAGCGGCGGAGATCCTGCGCGCGCAGGTGATGATGGCCGAGGACCCGGTGCTGCACGAGGCGGTACGGGCCCGCGTCGACGCGGGCGCCGACGCCCCGCACGCCATCGACGCCGCGCTCGGCGAGCACCGGGCAGCCTTCGCCGCCGCCGGCGGCTACCTCGCCGAACGGGTCGCCGACCTCGACGACCTGCGGGACCGGGCGGTGGCGGTCTGCCTGGGCGAGCCGATGCCCGGCGTACCGGATCCGGGGGTGCCGTTCATCCTGGTCGCCCGGGACCTGGCCCCGGCGGACACCGCCGGGCTCGACCCGGCCCGGGTTCTGGCCCTGGTCACCGCCGCCGGCGGGCCGACCAGCCACACCACCATCGTGGCGCGGGCGCTCGGCCTGCCCGCAGTGGTGCGCTGCGACGGCATCCTGGACATGGCCGACGGAACTCTGGTCACCGTCGACGGCGCCACCGGAGAGGTCGCGGTCGGGGTGGACGCCGACACCGTCACCGACACCACCCGGCGGGAGCAGCGTCGGCGGGCCGAACTCGCGGCGACCAGCGGGCCGGGGCGTACCGCCGACGGGCATCCGGTGGCGTTGCTGGCCAACATCGGCTCAGCGGCCGACCTGGTCGACGACGTCGAAGGTGTCGGACTGTTCCGCACCGAACTGCTCTACCTGGACCGCGCCGCTCCACCCGGGCACGACGAGCAGGTCGCCGCGTACGCGAAGGTCTTCTCCGCCGCCGCCGGGCGCAAGGTGGTGCTGCGGACCCTCGACGCCGGCGCGGACAAGCCGTTGCCGTTCCTGCACGCCGGTGAGGAGCCGAACCCGGCGCTGGGCGTACGGGGCCTGCGGACCGCACGGCGGCGCCCCGAGGTGCTGCAGGGCCAGCTCGCCGCGATCGCCCAGGCCGCCGCGGCCACCGGTGCCGACGTCTGGGTGATGGCACCGATGGTGACCACCCCGGCGGAGGCCGCCGACTTCGCCGCCCTGGCCCGGGCCACCGGGCTGCCCACCGTCGGCGCCATGGTGGAAGTGCCGGCCGCCGCGCTGCGCGCCGAGGCGCTGCTGGGCCACGTCGACTTTCTCAGCATCGGCACCAACGACCTGAGCCAGTACACGTTCGCCGCCGACCGGCTCTGCGGCGACCTGGCCGACCTGCTCGACCCGTGGCAACCGGCGCTGCTGGAGCTGATCGCCGGCTGCGCGCGGGCCGGTGCCGCCGCCGGCAAGCCGGTCGGGGTCTGCGGCGAGGCGGCCGCCGACCCGGCGCTGGCCGTGGTGCTGACCGGGCTCGGGGTGTCCAGCCTGTCGATGTCGGCCCGGTCGGTGCCGGCGGTACGGGCCGCGCTCGCCGCGCACACTGTCGAGGACTGTCGACGGCTGGCGAGGGCCGCCCTGGCCGCGCCGGACGCCACGGCCGCCCGCGCGGCCGCCAGCACCGGCCTCGCCGGCGGCTGA
- a CDS encoding PTS mannitol transporter subunit IICB produces the protein MATDYTPQVQGTGFKASVQRFGGYLAGMVMPNIGAFIAWGLITALFIPTGWIPNETMAELVVPMRDVLLPILIGYTGGRLVHGQRGAVVAAVATVGIIVGAGDVPMFLGAMIIGPLAAYLLKLFDNLIEEKIPAGFEMLINNFSAGIIGGGMALVGLWVIGPVVSTGTDAIGSAVDWMVGHSLLPFVSILVEPAKVLFLNNAINHGVFGPLGVAEAATDGDSILFMIESNPGPGLGLLVAFLLFGPRLLRPSTPAAIIIHFLGGIHEIYFPYVLMKPRLILAMIAGGAAGVWTFMVTGAGLVGPPSPGSIIAYLGMTPRGGWFGVLLGVVISAAVTFAVASVLLGFGRGEGKEPVEEDSGPQAASIDTPAGDAAGAHAYRSTPTTY, from the coding sequence ATGGCCACCGACTACACACCCCAGGTGCAGGGCACCGGGTTCAAGGCCAGCGTGCAGAGATTCGGCGGCTACCTCGCCGGCATGGTGATGCCCAACATCGGCGCGTTCATCGCCTGGGGTCTGATCACCGCGTTGTTCATCCCCACCGGCTGGATCCCGAACGAGACCATGGCCGAACTGGTCGTTCCAATGCGGGACGTCCTGCTGCCGATTCTGATCGGCTACACCGGTGGTCGCCTCGTACACGGCCAGCGCGGTGCGGTGGTCGCCGCGGTCGCCACGGTCGGCATCATCGTCGGTGCCGGTGACGTACCGATGTTCCTCGGTGCGATGATCATCGGTCCGCTGGCCGCGTACCTGCTGAAGCTCTTCGACAACCTGATCGAGGAGAAGATCCCGGCCGGCTTCGAGATGCTGATCAACAACTTCTCGGCCGGCATCATCGGCGGCGGCATGGCGCTGGTCGGCCTCTGGGTGATCGGTCCGGTGGTCAGCACCGGTACCGACGCCATCGGATCCGCAGTGGACTGGATGGTCGGCCACAGCCTGCTGCCGTTCGTGTCGATCCTGGTCGAGCCAGCCAAGGTGCTGTTCCTCAACAACGCGATCAACCACGGTGTGTTCGGACCGCTGGGCGTGGCCGAGGCAGCCACCGACGGCGACTCGATCCTGTTCATGATCGAGTCGAACCCCGGCCCGGGCCTCGGTCTGCTGGTCGCCTTCCTGCTCTTCGGCCCCCGGCTGCTGCGCCCCAGCACCCCGGCGGCGATCATCATCCACTTCCTCGGCGGCATCCACGAGATCTACTTCCCGTACGTGCTGATGAAGCCGCGGCTGATCCTGGCCATGATCGCCGGCGGTGCCGCCGGGGTCTGGACCTTCATGGTCACCGGCGCCGGTCTCGTCGGTCCCCCCTCGCCGGGCAGCATCATCGCCTACCTCGGGATGACCCCCCGGGGCGGCTGGTTCGGGGTCCTGCTCGGCGTGGTCATCTCGGCGGCGGTCACCTTCGCGGTCGCCTCGGTGCTGCTCGGCTTCGGCCGCGGCGAGGGCAAGGAGCCGGTCGAGGAGGACTCCGGGCCGCAGGCCGCCAGCATCGACACCCCGGCCGGCGACGCCGCAGGGGCGCACGCCTACCGGTCCACCCCGACCACCTACTGA
- the yidD gene encoding membrane protein insertion efficiency factor YidD, producing MIGNIWTNARKNRRQQRRSSRFRNLDGCCDGCDCCDLGLFSTLLTIGALAATATRAPGLDRAGEAAIRGYRRWLSPYWPGRCRFTPTCSAYGLAAVRTHGLGVGGRLAAARLRRCRPDVPQGTADPVTRAPVP from the coding sequence ATGATCGGCAACATCTGGACCAACGCCCGGAAGAACCGCCGCCAGCAGCGCAGATCGTCCCGTTTCCGCAATCTCGACGGCTGCTGCGACGGCTGCGACTGCTGCGACCTCGGGCTGTTCTCGACCCTGCTCACCATCGGCGCGCTGGCGGCGACCGCGACGCGGGCACCCGGGCTGGACCGGGCGGGGGAGGCGGCCATCCGTGGCTACCGCCGGTGGTTGTCGCCGTACTGGCCGGGCCGCTGCCGGTTCACGCCCACCTGCAGCGCGTACGGGTTGGCGGCGGTGCGCACCCACGGCCTCGGTGTCGGCGGCCGGCTGGCCGCCGCCCGGTTGCGCCGCTGCCGCCCCGACGTGCCGCAGGGCACCGCCGACCCGGTGACGCGCGCCCCCGTACCCTGA
- a CDS encoding class I SAM-dependent methyltransferase — protein sequence MAQGQDHWESVYRTRQTTEVSWYQDDPRMSMRLVAAALGGADGAVVDVGGGASTLAAGLWRTGHRDLTVLDISATALATARHDLGDDASAVHWVVADVRHWRPARRYRVWHDRAVFHFLTDEADRERYRATLRRSLEPGGHAVIGVFADDGPTHCSSLPTARYTAEELAAQFPWLRMRQAHREEHRTPSGAVQPFTWLLLYADPAA from the coding sequence ATGGCGCAGGGGCAGGACCACTGGGAGAGCGTGTACCGCACGAGGCAGACCACCGAGGTCAGCTGGTACCAGGACGATCCCCGGATGTCGATGAGGCTGGTCGCGGCCGCGCTGGGCGGCGCCGACGGTGCCGTGGTCGACGTGGGCGGCGGCGCCTCGACGCTCGCTGCCGGCCTGTGGCGGACCGGGCACCGGGACCTGACCGTGCTGGACATCTCCGCCACGGCCCTGGCGACGGCCCGGCACGACCTCGGCGACGACGCGTCGGCGGTGCACTGGGTGGTCGCCGACGTACGGCACTGGCGACCCGCCAGACGCTACCGCGTGTGGCACGACCGCGCCGTGTTCCACTTCCTCACCGACGAGGCGGACCGCGAACGGTACCGGGCGACCCTGCGGCGCTCGCTCGAACCGGGCGGCCACGCGGTGATCGGGGTCTTCGCCGACGACGGACCCACCCACTGCTCCAGCCTGCCGACCGCCCGCTACACCGCCGAGGAACTCGCCGCGCAGTTTCCCTGGCTGCGGATGCGCCAGGCCCACCGGGAAGAACACCGGACGCCCTCCGGCGCGGTCCAGCCGTTCACCTGGCTGCTCCTGTACGCCGACCCGGCGGCCTGA
- a CDS encoding response regulator transcription factor, with the protein MVAVPAASGAPGGDGIGIRVIVVDDQPVVAAGFVAIIDAEPDLTVVGTAGDGAAAVSAAARLRPDVVVMDIRMPGMNGITATRLLTARGGPRVLVLTTFDLDAYVFEALRAGASGFLLKDAEPNELLAAIRIVAGGESLLAPAVTSRLIAAFVAGQPAEAVPPPAVAGLTPREREVLRLVAQGLSNAEAAARLGVGVGTVKSHVNAVLGKLGVRDRVQATIVAYDAGLVSPRR; encoded by the coding sequence GTGGTTGCCGTACCAGCGGCCAGTGGCGCACCAGGAGGTGACGGCATCGGTATCCGGGTGATCGTCGTCGACGACCAGCCGGTGGTGGCGGCGGGGTTCGTCGCCATCATCGACGCCGAACCGGACCTGACGGTCGTCGGCACCGCCGGCGACGGCGCGGCGGCGGTCAGCGCGGCGGCGCGGCTGCGCCCCGACGTGGTGGTGATGGACATCCGGATGCCCGGCATGAACGGAATCACCGCCACCCGGCTGCTGACCGCCCGGGGCGGCCCCCGGGTGCTCGTGCTGACCACGTTCGACCTGGACGCCTACGTATTCGAGGCGTTGCGGGCCGGCGCGTCGGGTTTCCTGCTCAAGGACGCCGAACCGAACGAACTGCTGGCCGCGATCCGGATCGTCGCCGGTGGGGAGTCGCTGCTCGCGCCAGCTGTCACCAGCCGGCTCATCGCGGCGTTCGTGGCGGGTCAGCCCGCCGAGGCCGTACCGCCGCCTGCGGTGGCCGGCCTCACCCCCCGCGAGCGCGAGGTGCTGCGGCTGGTCGCGCAGGGGCTGTCGAACGCGGAGGCGGCCGCCCGGCTCGGGGTCGGGGTGGGCACCGTCAAGTCCCACGTCAACGCCGTACTGGGCAAGCTCGGGGTCCGCGACCGGGTACAGGCCACCATCGTCGCCTACGACGCCGGTCTGGTCAGCCCTCGGCGTTGA
- a CDS encoding HPr family phosphocarrier protein: MPTRTVAVGSASGLHARPAALFVAAAATAAVPVTIRTADRPAVPARSMLSVLSLGAKQGTEVTLEADGDGAEAALDELAALLASDLDAEDTAPAGDADAAAGRA, from the coding sequence ATGCCCACCCGTACCGTCGCCGTCGGATCCGCCAGTGGCCTGCACGCCCGGCCGGCCGCGCTGTTCGTCGCCGCCGCCGCCACCGCCGCGGTGCCGGTGACGATCCGCACCGCCGACCGACCGGCCGTTCCCGCCCGCAGCATGCTCAGCGTGCTGTCCCTCGGCGCGAAGCAGGGCACCGAGGTCACTCTGGAAGCCGACGGTGACGGCGCCGAGGCGGCCCTCGACGAGCTGGCGGCGCTGCTCGCCAGCGACCTCGACGCCGAGGACACCGCGCCCGCCGGTGACGCCGACGCGGCGGCCGGCCGTGCCTGA